A genomic segment from Schistocerca piceifrons isolate TAMUIC-IGC-003096 chromosome 4, iqSchPice1.1, whole genome shotgun sequence encodes:
- the LOC124795914 gene encoding ionotropic receptor 21a-like → MSNIYYEKFMNLNGNDVRASMFTVNPSAIEDNTTVSKFRGCDAQMTETLAKYMNATLVMLPNDGSGFGKWNGTVNTGTDGDVMFERADIAPNTRYIIVERLKVHGYTYPHDKEDLCILVNKSSRIPQYLNIILPFATIAWMTILLSMPFTAFFWSLIRRFGSGSSRAEKFACVYITSFLKIFSVFLSVAVPSLPSVGRERILFVMWTFFSLIITNTFQGSLTSYLTIPKYMPDIDTMEQLSRSGLKILIHPELLPVFKLDTGNPVIDALNRNLIPDIDMEGYPKKIQSDGGTCALVNAYVGQFLIRSRHYVRNGFPLLHLTKECPLPAVVAFATQKYSPLQPRFDSLIRRIVEAGLYKKWQKNTLDESIAAGDLLLISNREGKADTERITMSHLQMPFYLLFLGYFLSSVLFFTEYVRMKMNIDSTKNEGNKKLGRRQNYQTPEHGSGSLFQGP, encoded by the coding sequence ATGAGTAACATTTATTACGAAAAATTCATGAATCTTAATGGCAACGATGTTCGCGCCTCAATGTTTACTGTAAACCCCAGCGCGATTGAAGACAATACCACCGTTTCTAAATTTCGTGGCTGCGACGCCCAGATGACAGAAACGTTGGCGAAATATATGAATGCAACTCTTGTGATGTTGCCAAATGACGGGTCAGGCTTTGGGAAATGGAACGGTACTGTTAACACCGGAACGGATGGCGACGTCATGTTTGAAAGAGCAGACATCGCGCCAAATACTCGGTACATAATTGTTGAGAGACTGAAAGTCCACGGGTACACTTACCCTCACGACAAAGAAGACCTGTGCATTCTTGTGAATAAGTCATCTCGTATTCCTCAGTACCTCAACATTATTCTGCCGTTTGCCACAATAGCCTGGATGACAATTCTTTTAAGTATGCCATTTACAGCTTTTTTCTGGAGTTTAATTCGTCGCTTTGGCAGTGGCTCATCAAGGGCAGAAAAGTTTGCGTGCGTGTACATTACTAGCTTtcttaaaatattttctgtgtttctgtcaGTAGCTGTACCATCGCTTCCATCCGTTGGCCGCGAGCGCATACTGTTCGTCATGTGGACGTTCTTCAGTCTTATAATCACTAACACGTTTCAGGGATCGCTGACGAGCTACCTCACAATTCCAAAGTACATGCCAGACATCGACACGATGGAACAGTTGTCCAGATCGGGCTTAAAGATCCTCATACACCCGGAGCTGCTGCCCGTTTTCAAACTAGACACGGGAAACCCCGTGATAGATGCCCTCAACAGGAATCTCATACCTGACATTGACATGGAAGGATACCCAAAGAAAATCCAGAGTGATGGCGGCACGTGTGCTTTGGTGAATGCATACGTCGGACAATTTTTGATACGAAGTAGACATTACGTAAGAAACGGTTTCCCGTTACTGCATTTGACGAAGGAGTGTCCTCTGCCTGCAGTTGTTGCTTTTGCTACTCAGAAGTATTCCCCGCTACAGCCTAGATTCGACTCGCTGATAAGGCGCATCGTAGAAGCCGGGCTTTACAAAAAGTGGCAGAAAAATACGCTGGACGAATCGATAGCAGCGGGAGACCTCCTCCTCATTAGCAACCGTGAAGGAAAAGCTGATACGGAACGCATAACTATGTCCCATCTTCAGATGCCATTTTACTTACTGTTCCTTGGTTACTTCCTAAGTTCTGTCCTCTTCTTCACCGAGTATGTAAGAATGAAGATGAACATTGATAGCACaaaaaatgaaggaaacaaaaaactTGGAAGACGTCAGAATTATCAAACTCCGGAACACGGCAGTGGCAGTTTATTTCAAGGTCCGTAG